A portion of the Algisphaera agarilytica genome contains these proteins:
- a CDS encoding NADH-quinone oxidoreductase subunit J family protein yields the protein MQPQLVLYIASVVGAIALFLLMPKPGKDLRVLGGVLGAAALGGLWLVLVPLFLLNDDGGLDTGFSDGQTPFYYVFSAIAIAAAVRVITHTRPVYAALWFVMVVMSSAGLLLTLSAEFMAFAMLIIYGGAILVTYMFVIMLATPPRSFEEKDDGPEYERFASEPMWAAAAGFLLLAVVLSVYFQPMQANPDALAVSDAVVAETILPGRSNADENAALGTPSGNPVVLDENDQPVVQLTNVERVGLDLFQAHPLAIELAGVILLLALVGAVVIAKTQIHDEDEGEDEPQTADSSASTEVAAQS from the coding sequence ATGCAGCCGCAGTTGGTCTTGTACATCGCGTCGGTGGTGGGAGCTATTGCCCTTTTCCTGCTCATGCCCAAGCCGGGCAAGGACTTGCGCGTCCTCGGCGGGGTGCTCGGAGCGGCGGCGCTCGGGGGCCTGTGGCTTGTGCTGGTCCCGCTGTTTCTTTTGAATGACGACGGCGGCCTGGATACCGGGTTCAGCGACGGCCAAACCCCTTTTTATTACGTGTTCAGTGCGATCGCGATCGCGGCGGCGGTGCGGGTGATCACCCACACCCGGCCGGTGTACGCGGCGTTGTGGTTTGTCATGGTCGTGATGTCCTCGGCGGGCCTACTGCTGACGCTCTCGGCCGAGTTCATGGCCTTCGCCATGCTGATCATCTACGGCGGGGCGATCCTGGTGACGTACATGTTCGTCATCATGCTCGCGACCCCGCCGCGCAGCTTCGAAGAGAAAGACGACGGCCCCGAGTACGAACGCTTCGCCAGCGAGCCCATGTGGGCTGCCGCAGCGGGTTTTCTGCTGCTGGCCGTGGTGCTGAGCGTGTATTTCCAGCCGATGCAGGCCAACCCCGACGCCTTGGCGGTCAGTGACGCCGTTGTTGCGGAGACGATCCTGCCCGGCCGCAGCAATGCCGACGAAAACGCAGCCCTCGGCACGCCCTCCGGCAATCCGGTGGTGCTGGATGAGAACGACCAGCCGGTCGTACAGCTCACCAACGTCGAACGCGTCGGCCTCGACCTGTTCCAAGCCCACCCGCTGGCGATCGAACTCGCTGGCGTGATCCTGCTGCTGGCCCTGGTCGGCGCCGTCGTGATCGCCAAGACGCAGATCCACGATGAGGACGAGGGCGAAGACGAACCCCAGACCGCTGATTCGTCGGCCTCGACGGAGGTGGCGGCCCAATCATGA
- a CDS encoding toxin-antitoxin system YwqK family antitoxin, which yields MKCVHLLALAAICLGVASGDAEEAKRSDIGTAAQPIRCDQPDGEHWYLSRLRLPDGTELDWWRLGSGGDNDYDDHITDIYKTDHGQTLLMDMYHPRYVEILAPEGLRLLTEWSDSYEYVNGIIHDYPEGHLTDGELELIDEHGWKTQVKVVKGIIDGEMREYHANGQLMRVCVYENNRRHGKELWFHDTGKPWAMYHYRDGELHGDYELCDEEGVVEDSGRYEDGQLVVEASN from the coding sequence ATGAAATGTGTCCATTTACTGGCCCTTGCAGCAATTTGCTTGGGAGTCGCAAGTGGTGATGCTGAAGAAGCAAAGCGTTCAGACATCGGCACCGCAGCGCAGCCGATTCGGTGCGATCAACCCGATGGAGAGCATTGGTATCTCTCTCGACTGCGACTACCCGATGGCACCGAATTAGATTGGTGGAGACTAGGGTCGGGAGGTGATAACGACTACGACGATCACATCACCGATATTTACAAGACGGATCATGGTCAAACACTATTGATGGATATGTACCACCCTCGGTATGTGGAAATCCTAGCGCCCGAAGGCTTACGGCTTCTGACGGAATGGTCCGATTCTTATGAGTACGTCAATGGCATCATCCATGATTATCCCGAAGGCCATTTGACCGACGGTGAGCTCGAATTGATCGATGAGCACGGCTGGAAGACCCAGGTCAAAGTTGTCAAAGGCATCATCGACGGCGAAATGAGGGAGTATCACGCTAACGGCCAGCTTATGCGTGTATGTGTCTATGAAAATAACCGTCGTCACGGGAAAGAACTGTGGTTTCACGACACCGGAAAGCCATGGGCAATGTATCACTATCGAGACGGAGAGCTACATGGTGATTATGAGCTCTGCGACGAGGAGGGAGTTGTTGAGGACTCTGGTCGGTACGAAGATGGGCAGCTTGTCGTAGAAGCGAGTAATTAG
- a CDS encoding DUF4437 domain-containing protein gives MNTRPLLALAASAAFLTGCSTAPYVSGPRTADDATVNVLPASEVPWTALNPARGDKSPQAGTIWGDRKGKVPTGFLVKFVDGFSSPPHIHNVTYRGVVIHGLVHNDDPDAANMWMPPGSYWTQPAGEVHITSATGQTNVAFIEIAKGPYLVMPPAEAFDNGERPVNVDPSNFVWLDASNTPWISDEGPELVHLWGTPANGELNASMLKLPPGFTGYLQTNGAPLNAVVIQGEPTHEVPGKADAQALAPGSSFDSQGVTAHAFTNNSHEAATLYVRIEGKYTVTGEIGPVTAAKTEVAEPALTTTNQAAPAQNRVFLEGDLHESCPVCFVKPEAPTILSSMRDDE, from the coding sequence ATGAACACCCGCCCCCTGCTCGCTCTCGCCGCTTCTGCCGCCTTCCTGACCGGCTGCTCCACCGCCCCGTACGTGAGTGGCCCCCGCACCGCGGATGACGCCACCGTGAACGTCCTGCCCGCGTCGGAGGTACCGTGGACCGCGTTGAACCCCGCGCGGGGCGACAAGAGCCCGCAGGCCGGCACGATCTGGGGCGACCGCAAGGGCAAGGTGCCCACGGGCTTCCTCGTGAAGTTTGTGGACGGCTTCTCCTCCCCGCCGCACATCCACAACGTCACTTATCGCGGCGTGGTCATCCACGGCCTGGTCCACAACGACGACCCCGATGCCGCCAACATGTGGATGCCCCCCGGCTCCTACTGGACCCAGCCCGCTGGCGAGGTCCACATCACCTCCGCGACCGGCCAGACCAACGTCGCCTTCATCGAGATCGCCAAGGGGCCCTACCTCGTGATGCCGCCGGCCGAGGCTTTCGACAACGGCGAACGCCCCGTCAACGTCGACCCCAGCAACTTCGTTTGGCTCGACGCGTCCAACACCCCCTGGATCTCGGATGAGGGCCCCGAGCTCGTTCACCTCTGGGGCACCCCCGCCAACGGCGAGCTTAATGCCAGCATGCTCAAACTCCCCCCCGGCTTCACCGGCTACCTGCAGACCAACGGCGCGCCCCTGAACGCCGTGGTCATCCAGGGCGAGCCCACCCACGAAGTCCCCGGCAAGGCCGACGCCCAGGCCCTCGCCCCCGGCAGCAGCTTCGACTCCCAGGGCGTCACTGCCCACGCCTTCACGAACAACAGCCACGAAGCGGCCACCCTCTACGTGCGCATCGAAGGCAAATACACCGTCACCGGCGAGATCGGCCCCGTCACCGCGGCCAAGACAGAAGTTGCCGAGCCGGCACTCACCACCACAAACCAAGCCGCCCCGGCTCAGAACCGGGTCTTCCTCGAAGGCGACCTGCACGAATCTTGCCCGGTGTGTTTCGTTAAGCCCGAAGCCCCCACGATTCTCAGCAGCATGCGCGATGACGAGTAA
- the nuoK gene encoding NADH-quinone oxidoreductase subunit NuoK, protein MSSLLALSSPMLSHYLLTGAVLFVLGMIGFVSRRNLIVMFLCTEMMFQGVVVTLVAFSAFHGNYTGQTFVIFVLTIAAAEAALALGLVVLLFRRKQTLDASAWSSMRG, encoded by the coding sequence ATGAGTTCACTGCTCGCCCTGTCCAGCCCGATGCTCTCGCACTACCTCCTGACCGGGGCGGTGTTGTTCGTGTTGGGGATGATCGGCTTCGTCAGCCGACGCAACCTGATCGTGATGTTCCTGTGCACCGAGATGATGTTCCAGGGCGTCGTGGTCACGCTGGTCGCGTTCAGCGCGTTCCACGGCAACTACACCGGGCAGACCTTTGTGATCTTTGTGCTAACCATCGCGGCGGCAGAAGCGGCTTTGGCCTTGGGCCTGGTCGTGCTGCTGTTCCGCCGGAAACAGACCCTCGACGCCTCGGCGTGGTCGAGTATGCGTGGTTAG
- a CDS encoding NADH-quinone oxidoreductase subunit M — protein sequence MLDPAWIISLQLYLPVLFAAGLLLPIPALSQRKVAWIYSATTSSISLLMTCIVFWAFDWSRPHEMQLFAEVPWLPQFGLTFQFGVDGVSIWLVGLATFLMPVVVLGSLLEVDHDMRAFHFWLHILEACLIGTFIARDVLMFYACFEFSLIPLLFLIGMFGHKNKLKAAKVYFYYSFTGSVFLLAGILYVAWFHFDTQGFWSFNIVELIAAGQAMSVTEQCWVLASFLAAFAIKTPMWPFHTWLPLAHTEAPTAGSVDLAGLVLKLGPYGLLRIAIPLAPAAAALFAPYLGVFAVLGVIVTALICWVQTDAKKLIAYSSVSHMGFVMLGLFAFDGGDIGATGAMYYLIAHGLASGGLFLCLGMLYDRFHTRDLREMGGLAKEMPMWSFFFILFALAAVGLPGLNGFVGEFLTMMGTANSPDGVLGWSFAVAAATGVILAAIYMLYCVGRLCFGPLKLPEYVPQKEVFETAISKRTFHGMSRREVMTVGPISVACVVLGLYPTPMLSSMEPVVQANTAAVKAEIAKLHGAPTSTGEAVVIGTVPTPEETIAAWAEIIEEANTDLELKPVTADRKSDIEDNDDVKSYTWSKYDQKAESSLREAAQ from the coding sequence ATGTTGGACCCCGCCTGGATCATTTCGCTGCAGCTCTACCTGCCCGTGCTTTTTGCCGCCGGGCTCCTGCTGCCGATCCCCGCCCTGAGCCAACGCAAGGTCGCTTGGATCTACTCGGCCACGACGTCCAGCATTTCGTTGCTGATGACCTGCATCGTGTTCTGGGCCTTCGACTGGTCCCGGCCCCACGAGATGCAGCTCTTCGCCGAGGTGCCCTGGCTGCCGCAGTTCGGCCTGACCTTCCAGTTCGGCGTCGACGGCGTGTCTATCTGGCTCGTCGGCCTGGCCACGTTCCTCATGCCCGTCGTCGTCCTCGGCTCGCTGCTCGAAGTCGACCACGACATGCGGGCCTTCCACTTCTGGCTGCACATCCTCGAGGCCTGCCTCATCGGTACGTTCATCGCCCGTGACGTGCTCATGTTCTACGCCTGCTTCGAGTTCAGCCTGATCCCGCTGCTGTTCCTCATCGGGATGTTCGGCCACAAGAACAAACTCAAGGCCGCGAAGGTCTACTTCTACTATTCGTTCACCGGTTCGGTCTTCCTGCTCGCGGGCATCCTGTATGTCGCGTGGTTCCACTTCGACACGCAGGGCTTCTGGTCCTTCAATATTGTCGAACTGATCGCCGCTGGCCAGGCCATGAGCGTCACCGAGCAGTGCTGGGTGCTCGCCTCGTTCCTCGCGGCGTTTGCGATCAAGACGCCCATGTGGCCGTTCCACACCTGGCTGCCCCTGGCCCACACCGAAGCCCCGACCGCCGGTTCGGTCGACCTCGCGGGCCTCGTGCTCAAGCTCGGGCCCTACGGTCTGCTGCGGATCGCCATTCCGCTGGCCCCTGCAGCGGCGGCGCTCTTCGCCCCGTACCTCGGCGTCTTTGCCGTGCTCGGCGTAATCGTCACGGCCCTGATCTGCTGGGTCCAGACCGACGCGAAGAAACTCATCGCCTACTCGTCGGTCTCGCACATGGGCTTTGTCATGCTGGGCCTCTTCGCCTTCGACGGCGGCGACATCGGCGCGACCGGGGCGATGTACTACCTGATCGCCCACGGCCTCGCGTCCGGGGGCCTGTTCCTCTGCCTCGGCATGCTCTATGACCGCTTCCACACCCGCGACCTCCGCGAGATGGGTGGCCTCGCCAAAGAGATGCCGATGTGGTCGTTCTTCTTCATCCTGTTTGCCCTGGCCGCCGTCGGCCTGCCCGGCCTCAACGGCTTCGTTGGCGAGTTCCTCACGATGATGGGCACCGCCAACTCACCCGACGGTGTGCTGGGCTGGTCCTTCGCCGTGGCCGCCGCAACGGGCGTGATCCTCGCGGCGATCTATATGCTCTACTGCGTCGGCCGGCTGTGCTTCGGCCCGCTGAAGCTGCCCGAGTACGTCCCACAGAAGGAAGTCTTCGAGACCGCGATCAGCAAGCGGACGTTCCACGGCATGTCCCGCCGTGAGGTCATGACCGTCGGCCCGATCTCGGTCGCCTGCGTCGTCCTGGGCCTCTACCCCACCCCGATGCTCAGCAGCATGGAACCCGTCGTCCAAGCCAACACCGCCGCGGTGAAGGCCGAGATCGCCAAGCTCCACGGGGCCCCAACTTCAACGGGTGAAGCTGTTGTGATTGGTACGGTTCCCACTCCGGAAGAAACTATTGCGGCTTGGGCCGAAATTATTGAAGAAGCCAATACTGATTTGGAACTCAAGCCTGTAACGGCGGATCGTAAAAGCGATATCGAAGATAACGATGATGTGAAGTCATACACCTGGTCTAAGTACGACCAGAAAGCGGAGAGTTCGTTACGGGAGGCTGCCCAGTGA
- the nuoL gene encoding NADH-quinone oxidoreductase subunit L, producing the protein MSNLAVILIPWLPALAALLIAVIALKEKLQKLAAPICAAAIGASFVIAMIVWSNLGGPETVDFYNWIAFGDFRLGMSYFLDPLTMVMLGVVCGVGCLIAIYATGYMKGDPGYWRFFTYVALFIFSMTTLVMADNLVLLFLGWEGVGACSYLLIGYYYDKPFAVSAAKKAFIVNRVGDFGFLLGIFLCYQRYDTVQLSVMLEAARHNVEMLAAGAYNPTAADLWIPFLLMVGAFGKSAQIPLYVWLPDAMAGPTPVSALVHAATMVTAGVYLIARCIPLFELSPAALPTVAVVGGCTALFAATIALCCNDLKGVFAYSTVSQLGYMFVGVGALSTDGAVFHLFTHAFFKALLFLTAGSVMHALAGQLDIRTMGGLRHKMPVTCWLMFIGCLSLAGFPFITAGFWSKDLILGDALAYGLDHNQLYLFVTLLGVITAFLTAFYTFRLWFTVFMGEEKFEMGDEHHHEEHEEEAHAEGDEAHGHDDHHAHEPHEMPWLPMNAPLVVLAIGAIIFGVLGYKLHWFENIIGYSTANPVTVPVLDVAHHGDGHGAHGDKAHHTYIMGMDPHDFMIVLSSILAIAGIALAAFFFWLNRPLTDRLAKTFAPVVRVLENKYYVDELYDMVFVQPLKRAGGLFYVVDAMIINGLVSFVAWVPAMIGRGVRPAQSGRLQGYGLGIAMGVAIFALLIFMAVNR; encoded by the coding sequence ATGAGTAATCTCGCCGTCATCCTGATCCCCTGGCTCCCCGCACTCGCGGCGCTCTTGATCGCTGTGATCGCGCTGAAGGAGAAGCTGCAGAAGCTGGCGGCACCCATCTGTGCCGCGGCGATCGGGGCGTCGTTCGTGATCGCGATGATCGTCTGGTCGAACCTCGGTGGCCCCGAGACGGTCGACTTCTACAACTGGATCGCCTTCGGCGACTTCCGCCTGGGCATGTCCTACTTCCTCGACCCGCTCACGATGGTGATGCTGGGCGTGGTGTGCGGCGTGGGTTGCCTGATCGCGATCTACGCCACGGGCTACATGAAGGGCGATCCGGGGTATTGGCGTTTCTTCACGTACGTGGCGTTGTTCATCTTCTCAATGACTACGCTGGTCATGGCCGACAACCTGGTGCTGCTGTTCCTGGGTTGGGAGGGCGTGGGGGCGTGTTCGTACCTCTTGATCGGGTACTACTACGACAAGCCCTTTGCGGTCTCGGCGGCGAAGAAGGCGTTCATCGTCAACCGCGTCGGCGACTTCGGCTTCCTGCTGGGCATCTTCCTCTGCTACCAGCGCTACGACACCGTCCAGCTCAGCGTCATGCTCGAAGCGGCCCGGCACAACGTCGAGATGCTCGCGGCGGGGGCGTACAACCCGACCGCGGCGGACCTCTGGATCCCGTTCCTGCTGATGGTGGGGGCGTTCGGTAAGTCGGCCCAGATCCCGCTGTACGTCTGGCTGCCCGACGCAATGGCCGGCCCGACGCCGGTGTCCGCCCTCGTCCACGCCGCGACCATGGTCACGGCTGGCGTGTACCTGATTGCCCGCTGCATCCCGCTGTTTGAGCTGTCGCCCGCAGCGCTGCCGACCGTGGCGGTGGTGGGGGGCTGCACGGCCCTCTTCGCCGCGACCATCGCGTTGTGTTGCAACGACCTCAAGGGGGTATTCGCGTACTCGACGGTGTCCCAGCTGGGGTACATGTTTGTCGGCGTCGGGGCGCTCTCGACCGACGGGGCGGTGTTCCACCTATTTACCCACGCGTTCTTCAAAGCCCTGCTGTTCCTCACCGCGGGCAGCGTCATGCACGCCCTGGCGGGCCAGCTCGACATCCGCACGATGGGCGGGCTCCGGCACAAAATGCCCGTGACGTGTTGGCTGATGTTCATCGGCTGCCTGTCGCTGGCGGGCTTCCCCTTCATCACTGCGGGCTTCTGGTCCAAGGACCTGATCCTCGGCGACGCCCTGGCCTACGGCCTGGACCACAACCAGCTCTATCTCTTCGTCACCCTGCTTGGCGTCATCACCGCGTTCCTCACGGCGTTCTACACCTTCCGCCTGTGGTTCACCGTCTTCATGGGCGAAGAGAAGTTCGAGATGGGCGATGAGCACCATCACGAAGAGCACGAAGAAGAAGCCCACGCCGAGGGCGACGAGGCGCACGGTCACGATGATCATCACGCCCACGAGCCGCACGAGATGCCCTGGCTGCCGATGAACGCCCCACTGGTGGTGCTGGCGATCGGCGCGATCATCTTCGGTGTGCTCGGCTACAAGCTGCACTGGTTCGAGAACATCATTGGTTACTCCACCGCCAACCCCGTGACCGTACCCGTCCTCGACGTCGCCCATCACGGCGACGGCCACGGTGCCCACGGCGACAAGGCCCACCACACTTACATCATGGGCATGGACCCGCACGACTTCATGATCGTGCTGAGCTCGATCCTCGCCATCGCGGGCATCGCCCTCGCCGCGTTCTTCTTCTGGCTCAACCGCCCGCTGACCGACCGTCTGGCCAAGACGTTCGCCCCGGTGGTCCGCGTGCTCGAAAACAAGTATTACGTCGACGAGCTGTACGACATGGTGTTCGTCCAGCCGCTCAAGCGGGCCGGCGGCCTGTTCTACGTCGTCGACGCGATGATCATCAACGGCCTGGTGTCGTTTGTCGCCTGGGTCCCGGCCATGATCGGCCGGGGCGTACGGCCCGCGCAGTCCGGCCGGCTCCAGGGCTACGGCCTGGGCATAGCCATGGGCGTGGCGATCTTCGCCCTGTTGATCTTCATGGCCGTCAACCGTTAA
- the ilvA gene encoding threonine ammonia-lyase, biosynthetic → MSSESLRQQLFNEILLARQRVYAVREPTPLERLDIGTDAEVWVKREDQPPIHAYKWRGAYNNMATLSEEQRQRGVVCASAGNHAQGVALAAAKLGCSATVFMPRPTPMMKRKAVALHGGDHVTVELVGDTYDQAYHAARDYAAEHGLAFVHPYDDLATMGGQGTLADEVVMSGTGPFDVAYVQIGGGGMAAAVACWLKHYMPGIRVVGVEAEGQASMKAAVAHGGPVELESLDIFCDGTAVQRAGDLTFELCRELIDEFITVSNAEVCNAIRRFWNWRRRIVEPAGALGLAGLLSQQDRLSGKRALAITCGANLDFSQLAVIAADTGIGGQVRRHLRFRIDESPGALLGLLRDVLGGCNIVEFLYGKARAEYAEPVIGLDASDEVLQTVMQRCAAVGMPVTDITDGEDVDFRVINYDASLFHQPLLLRYEFPERAGALNEFLETIQPRANVCYFNYLYSGERVGRALVGLEFDTDGDRQAFLELLDEHPVLRLRHRVLSAETTQRMLGLPTGGQ, encoded by the coding sequence ATGAGCAGCGAATCATTGCGGCAGCAACTCTTCAACGAAATCCTCCTCGCCCGGCAGCGGGTTTACGCGGTGCGGGAGCCTACGCCGTTGGAGCGGTTGGACATCGGGACGGATGCCGAGGTCTGGGTGAAGCGTGAGGACCAGCCGCCGATTCACGCCTACAAGTGGCGGGGGGCGTACAACAACATGGCCACGCTCAGCGAAGAGCAGCGGCAGCGCGGCGTCGTCTGCGCCTCGGCGGGCAACCACGCCCAGGGCGTCGCCCTCGCGGCGGCGAAGCTGGGATGCTCGGCGACGGTATTCATGCCCCGGCCCACGCCGATGATGAAACGCAAGGCCGTGGCGCTGCACGGCGGGGATCACGTGACGGTCGAGTTGGTCGGCGACACCTACGACCAGGCCTACCACGCCGCGCGGGACTACGCCGCAGAGCACGGCCTGGCGTTTGTCCACCCCTACGACGACCTGGCGACCATGGGCGGGCAGGGCACGCTTGCGGACGAGGTGGTGATGTCGGGCACCGGGCCGTTTGATGTGGCGTATGTGCAGATCGGTGGCGGGGGGATGGCGGCGGCGGTGGCGTGTTGGCTCAAGCACTACATGCCGGGCATTCGAGTGGTCGGCGTCGAAGCGGAGGGCCAGGCCTCCATGAAGGCGGCGGTCGCCCACGGCGGCCCGGTGGAGCTCGAGAGCCTCGACATCTTCTGCGACGGCACGGCGGTGCAGCGGGCGGGCGACCTGACGTTTGAGCTGTGCCGAGAGTTGATCGACGAGTTCATCACGGTGAGCAACGCCGAGGTGTGCAACGCGATCCGCCGGTTCTGGAACTGGCGGCGGCGGATCGTCGAGCCGGCCGGGGCGTTGGGCTTGGCGGGGTTGCTTTCGCAGCAGGACCGACTCAGCGGAAAACGCGCCCTGGCCATCACCTGCGGGGCGAACCTCGACTTCTCCCAGCTCGCGGTCATCGCGGCCGACACGGGCATCGGCGGGCAGGTGCGGCGTCACCTGCGGTTCCGCATCGACGAATCGCCCGGGGCGTTGCTCGGTCTGCTGCGGGACGTGCTGGGCGGGTGCAACATCGTGGAGTTTCTTTATGGCAAGGCCCGGGCCGAGTACGCCGAGCCCGTGATCGGGTTGGACGCTTCCGATGAAGTGCTGCAAACGGTGATGCAACGCTGCGCCGCAGTCGGCATGCCGGTCACGGATATCACCGACGGCGAAGACGTCGATTTCCGGGTCATCAACTACGACGCGTCGTTGTTCCATCAGCCCCTACTATTGCGTTACGAGTTCCCCGAGCGGGCAGGGGCGCTCAACGAATTCCTCGAAACCATCCAGCCGCGGGCGAACGTCTGCTACTTCAACTACCTCTACTCCGGCGAGCGGGTCGGGCGGGCGCTCGTGGGGCTGGAGTTCGACACGGACGGCGACCGCCAGGCCTTCCTTGAGTTGCTCGATGAACACCCCGTGCTGCGATTGCGGCACCGCGTACTCTCGGCGGAAACAACGCAGCGGATGCTCGGCCTCCCGACAGGCGGGCAATAA
- a CDS encoding NADH-quinone oxidoreductase subunit N, translating into MNPFLDKLATLWPEMIMLTGAVLCLVTGLAPQLSWRKATPWVAGVTMAVAWIATLLSPVESHPLGFGGIVPYVKCLALAMGLLLLMVNVGVPERLRQSLSSESAAKFNPGDAVRGEFYSFFLLSITGVMLTAGATDLVWLFLALELTSLPTYVMIATSRDRLAAQESAIKYFFLGALSAAVFLYGFALIYGATGFTEFGQIAEAVAAMERGPSSLMILGMVLAILGLCFKIAAVPMHVYAADVYEGAATPVTAFLAVVPKTAGFAALILVIGLVGWNPLPEPIAYLLVGIAVLTMTVGNVLAFIQTNIKRVLAYSSIAHSGYLLVGLVAGFTTENVATSSENVVGGAMGNGVSAVLFYLLAYGMATVGSFAVLACIRAKHPTIEGGDTEHDTITYDDIAGLWWKNPVLAGIMLVAMLSLVGMPPLAGFVGKVYLIGATFTADYWPLAVAIVINSAISAGYYLRIAMTCFFGQTNEKVHYLKAPTLTVSAAITTAAAFALGGYAANGIITKSHDAVVPQSAPAEAHVEPQPEITETQPQTPA; encoded by the coding sequence GTGAACCCCTTCCTCGACAAACTCGCCACGCTCTGGCCCGAGATGATCATGCTCACCGGTGCGGTGCTCTGCCTCGTCACCGGGCTCGCCCCGCAGCTGTCGTGGCGTAAGGCCACGCCGTGGGTCGCCGGCGTCACCATGGCCGTCGCGTGGATCGCCACGCTGCTCTCGCCGGTGGAATCCCACCCCCTGGGCTTCGGCGGGATCGTGCCGTACGTCAAATGCCTCGCCCTGGCGATGGGCTTGCTGCTGCTCATGGTCAACGTCGGCGTGCCCGAACGCCTCCGCCAGAGCCTGTCCTCCGAATCCGCCGCCAAGTTCAACCCCGGCGACGCGGTCCGCGGCGAGTTCTACAGCTTCTTCCTGCTCTCGATCACCGGCGTCATGCTCACCGCCGGGGCGACCGACCTCGTCTGGCTGTTCCTCGCCCTCGAGCTCACCAGCCTGCCGACCTACGTCATGATCGCCACCAGCCGCGACCGCCTCGCGGCCCAGGAATCGGCCATCAAGTACTTCTTCCTCGGCGCCCTGTCCGCCGCAGTCTTCCTCTACGGCTTCGCCCTGATCTACGGCGCGACCGGCTTCACCGAGTTCGGCCAGATCGCCGAGGCCGTCGCCGCGATGGAACGCGGCCCGTCCTCGCTGATGATCCTGGGCATGGTGCTGGCCATCCTCGGGCTCTGCTTCAAGATCGCCGCCGTGCCGATGCACGTCTACGCCGCCGACGTCTACGAGGGCGCCGCCACCCCGGTGACCGCCTTCCTCGCGGTCGTGCCCAAGACCGCCGGCTTCGCCGCGCTGATCCTCGTCATCGGCCTGGTCGGCTGGAACCCGCTGCCCGAGCCGATCGCGTACCTGCTTGTCGGCATCGCCGTGCTCACCATGACCGTGGGCAACGTGCTCGCCTTCATCCAGACCAACATCAAGCGGGTCCTCGCCTACAGCTCGATCGCCCACTCCGGTTACCTGCTGGTCGGCCTCGTCGCCGGGTTCACCACCGAGAACGTCGCGACCAGCTCGGAAAACGTCGTCGGCGGCGCGATGGGCAACGGCGTCTCGGCCGTGCTGTTCTACCTGCTGGCCTACGGCATGGCGACGGTCGGCTCCTTCGCCGTACTCGCCTGCATCCGCGCCAAGCACCCCACCATCGAGGGCGGGGACACCGAGCACGACACCATCACCTACGACGACATCGCCGGCCTCTGGTGGAAGAACCCCGTCCTCGCCGGCATCATGCTCGTCGCCATGCTCTCGCTCGTGGGCATGCCCCCGCTCGCCGGCTTCGTCGGCAAGGTCTACCTCATCGGCGCGACCTTCACCGCCGACTACTGGCCGCTCGCCGTCGCCATCGTGATCAACTCCGCCATCTCCGCCGGCTACTACCTCCGCATCGCGATGACCTGCTTCTTCGGCCAGACCAACGAGAAGGTCCACTACCTCAAGGCCCCGACCCTCACCGTCAGCGCCGCCATCACCACCGCCGCCGCCTTCGCCCTCGGCGGCTACGCCGCCAACGGCATCATCACCAAGTCCCATGATGCGGTCGTCCCCCAATCCGCTCCTGCCGAAGCGCACGTCGAACCTCAGCCAGAAATCACCGAGACTCAACCCCAAACCCCCGCTTAG